In Osmerus eperlanus chromosome 17, fOsmEpe2.1, whole genome shotgun sequence, a single genomic region encodes these proteins:
- the LOC134037496 gene encoding troponin I, slow skeletal muscle-like: MNPKMDKPKSKISASRKLSLKILLLTRAMEELEREIQERNEEKVRYIGEKLPPLQLSGLSLEELQALCKQLHGKIDVVDEERYDCEAKVNKHNKDIHELKLKVQDLGGKFKKPALRKVRVSADEMMRALLGSKHKGSMDLRANLKSVKKEDVKQGDKVLTSEVGDWRKNVEAMSGMEGRKKMFDTSGQ, translated from the exons ATGAATCCGAAAATGGACAAG CCGAAGTCGAAGATATCGGCTTCGCGTAAACTCTCCCTCAAA ATCTTGCTCCTGACAAGGGCGATGGAGGAACTGGAGAGGGAGATTCAGGAGAGGAATGAAGAAAAAGTGCGCTACATCGGAGAGAAACTGCcccctctgcagctctctggatTGTCATTGGAGGAGCTCCAG GCTCTATGCAAACAGCTTCATGGAAAAATTGATGTGGTAGATGAGGAGAGATATGACTGTGAAGCCAAAGTGAACAAGCACAATAAAGAT ATCCACGAGTTGAAACTGAAGGTCCAGGATCTGGGGGGGAAGTTCAAGAAGCCGGCGCTCAGGAAAGTGCGTGTCTCTGCGGACGAGATGATGAGAGCCCTGCTCGGCTCCAAACACAAGGGGTCCATGGACCTGAGGGCCAACCTCAAGTCTGTCAAGAAGGAGGACGTCAAACAAGGAGACAAG GTTCTGACTTCTGAGGTGGGTGACTGGCGTAAGAATGTTGAGGCCATGTCAGGCATGGAAGGCCGCAAGAAGATGTTTGACACCAGCGGCCAGTAA
- the st8sia1 gene encoding alpha-N-acetylneuraminide alpha-2,8-sialyltransferase: MLVKCHKSKLSVWIALCVLVLCWLYIFPVYRLPGDKEIVDEVLRQGQVWQKNQTGIDLYRKLLTECCEPRRMFAVTKDNSPMGKVLWYDGELYHSHTVNNETYPLFVKRTPLPLPLRKCAVVGNGGVLKHSSCGRDIDQADFVFRCNLPPLSSQYLDDVGTKTRLVTANPSIIEKRFQNLLWSRKAFVESMKVYGSSYVYMPAFSMKPGTDPSLRAHYALADTSSNLTMLFANPEFLRSVGKFWKARGVHAKRLSTGLFLVSLALGLCDEVTAYGFWPYSVGLDEQPVSHHYYDNILPFSGFHAMPEEFVQLWQLHKSGTLRMRVGRCPHQDGGS; encoded by the exons ATGTTGGTGAAATGCCACAAGAGCAAGCTCTCGGTTTGGATCGCTCTGTGTGTACTGGTGCTCTGCTGGCTATACATTTTCCCGGTCTACAGACTCCCCGGCGATAAAGAGATTGTGGACGAGGTTTTGCGACAGGGGCAAGTATGGCAGAAGAACCAGACAGGCATAGATCTGTACAG GAAGCTATTGACTGAATGTTGTGAGCCAAGAAGGATGTTTGCCGTGACCAAAGACAACTCTCCCATGGGGAAGGTGCTGTGGTATGATGGGGAGCTGTATCACTCACACACCGTCAATAACGAGACCTACCCTCTCTTTGTGAAG CGGACACCTCTGCCGCTGCCCCTGAGGAAGTGTGCCGTGGTCGGGAACGGTGGCGTCCTGAAACACAGCAGCTGCGGACGCGACATCGACCAGGCCGACTTTGTCTTTCg GTGtaacctccctcctctgtccagcCAGTACCTAGACGACGTGGGGACCAAGACCCGCCTGGTGACAGCCAACCCCAGCATCATCGAGAAGAG ATTCCAGAACCTTCTGTGGTCACGCAAAGCCTTCGTAGAGAGCATGAAGGTGTACGGCTCCAGCTACGTCTACATGCCAGCCTTCTCCATGAAACCAGGGACCGACCCCTCCCTGCGGGCGCACTACGCTCTGGCGGACACCTCCTCCAACCTCACCATGCTCTTTGCCAACCCCGAGTTCCTCCGGAGCGTGGGAAAGTTCTGGAAGGCTCGCGGCGTCCACGCCAAGCGTCTGTCGACCGGCCTCTTCCTGGTCAGCCTGGCTCTGGGGCTCTGTGATGAAGTAACAGCTTACGGGTTCTGGCCCTACTCCGTGGGATTGGACGAACAGCCTGTCAGTCACCATTACTACGACAACATCCTGCCCTTCAGCGGGTTCCACGCCATGCCCGAGGAGTTTGTTCAGCTCTGGCAGCTGCACAAGAGCGGCACGCTCCGCATGCGTGTGGGACGCTGCCCCCATCAGGACGGGGGAAGTTAG